One segment of Erigeron canadensis isolate Cc75 chromosome 2, C_canadensis_v1, whole genome shotgun sequence DNA contains the following:
- the LOC122587310 gene encoding aspartyl protease family protein 1-like isoform X2, with product MGICYNLILVTFGLIFCNSRLINGFGTYGFDIHHRYSDSVKGILDIDDHNLPKMGSLDYYSAMAHRDRLFHRRRLAGAGDPTLESSLAFLDGNETYQLPSLGFLHYANVSVGNPSLWFLVALDTGSDLFWIPCDCRSCVKGLVTRSGRLDFNIYSPNTSSTSTKVPCDSSSCKLRKACSGRPDICPYQVNYLSSNTSSTGILIEDSLHLTTDDSALKPVDAKIKFGCGMIQTGSFLDGAAPNGLFGLGMENLSVPSILASEGLVANSFSMCFGPDGAGRINFGDKGSSDQGETPINLDTPHRTYNISMTQTVIGDNVTNVDFTAIFDTGTSFTYLNDPAYSIISESFVSQTNESRSQTNSDLPFEYCYDLSPNQQSFEGPLFNLTMKGGDAYQVTNPFVVLPLDDGGSVLCLGIVKSEDVNIIGQNFMTGYRVVFDREKNILGWKASNCYNAIESNTLPISPRPSPRGSPSMSVGPEATSKNGSPNSSQAQPGNIASTISYCHFILIVSILTNFFMVVSI from the exons ATGGGTATTTGTTATAATTTGATTTTAGTAACATTTGGATTGATTTTTTGTAATTCAAGATTGATAAATGGGTTTGGGACATATGGGTTTGATATACATCATAGATATTCTGATTCAGTTAAAGGTATTTTAGATATTGATGATCATAATTTGCCTAAAATGGGCTCACTTGATTATTACTCTGCCATGGCCCACCGTGACCGCCTTTTTCATCGCCGGAGACTTGCCGGCGCCGGTGACCCTACTCTTGAATCTTCTTTGGCGTTTCTTGATGGCAATGAAACTTATCAGCTTCCTTCTCTGGGATT CTTGCATTATGCAAATGTTTCGGTTGGTAACCCGAGTTTATGGTTTTTGGTGGCACTCGACACCGGTAGTGACTTGTTTTGGATACCTTGCGATTGTCGCAGCTGCGTGAAGGGTTTAGTCACAAGAAGTGGAAGG CTAGACTTCAACATATACAGTCCTAATACATCTTCAACGAGTACAAAAGTTCCCTGTGATAGTAGTTCATGTAAACTTCGAAAGGCATGCTCTGGAAGACCTGATATATGTCCATATCAAGTCAATTATCTTTCGAGTAATACATCATCAACTGGGATCTTGATAGAAGATAGTTTGCATTTGACAACTGATGATAGTGCACTGAAACCTGTTGATGCAAAAATCAAGTTCGG CTGTGGAATGATTCAAACGGGTTCGTTTTTAGATGGTGCTGCCCCTAATGGTCTATTTGGGCTTGGCATGGAGAACTTATCTGTGCCGAGCATTTTAGCTAGTGAGGGTCTTGTTGCTAACTCATTCTCCATGTGTTTCGGCCCTGATGGTGCTGGAAGAATAAATTTTGGAGATAAAGGCAGTTCGGATCAAGGAGAAACCCCTATCAATCTTGATACACCTCA TCGAACATATAACATCAGCATGACACAAACGGTCATTGGAGACAATGTTACTAATGTTGATTTTACTGCAATATTTGACACGGGTACCTCATTCACGTATCTGAACGATCCTGCGTACTCGATTATTAGTGAAAGT TTTGTTTCACAGACAAATGAGAGTCGTAGCCAAACTAATTCTGACCTTCCGTTCGAGTATTGCTACGACTTAAG tccaaaccagcaaagtTTTGAAGGGCCATTGTTTAATCTAACTATGAAAGGTGGAGACGCGTATCAAGTCACCAATCCATTTGTTGTTCTACCTCTTGAT GATGGTGGATCTGTTTTATGTTTGGGTATTGTCAAGAGCGAGGATGTAAACATCATTGGTC AAAACTTTATGACTGGCTATCGAGTAGTGTTTGATCGCGAGAAGAATATTTTGGGTTGGAAAGCTTCAAACT GTTACAATGCCATAGAATCAAATACACTACCAATAAGCCCACGGCCATCCCCTAGAGGTTCTCCATCTATGTCTGTGGGACCTGAAGCAACCTCAAAGAATGGTTCACCTAACTCGAGTCAGGCGCAGCCAGGAAACATTGCATCCACAATATCGTACtgtcatttcatactcatagtCTCTATTCTTACCAATTTTTTCATGGTGGTTTCAATATAA
- the LOC122587310 gene encoding aspartyl protease family protein 1-like isoform X1 yields MGICYNLILVTFGLIFCNSRLINGFGTYGFDIHHRYSDSVKGILDIDDHNLPKMGSLDYYSAMAHRDRLFHRRRLAGAGDPTLESSLAFLDGNETYQLPSLGFLHYANVSVGNPSLWFLVALDTGSDLFWIPCDCRSCVKGLVTRSGRQLDFNIYSPNTSSTSTKVPCDSSSCKLRKACSGRPDICPYQVNYLSSNTSSTGILIEDSLHLTTDDSALKPVDAKIKFGCGMIQTGSFLDGAAPNGLFGLGMENLSVPSILASEGLVANSFSMCFGPDGAGRINFGDKGSSDQGETPINLDTPHRTYNISMTQTVIGDNVTNVDFTAIFDTGTSFTYLNDPAYSIISESFVSQTNESRSQTNSDLPFEYCYDLSPNQQSFEGPLFNLTMKGGDAYQVTNPFVVLPLDDGGSVLCLGIVKSEDVNIIGQNFMTGYRVVFDREKNILGWKASNCYNAIESNTLPISPRPSPRGSPSMSVGPEATSKNGSPNSSQAQPGNIASTISYCHFILIVSILTNFFMVVSI; encoded by the exons ATGGGTATTTGTTATAATTTGATTTTAGTAACATTTGGATTGATTTTTTGTAATTCAAGATTGATAAATGGGTTTGGGACATATGGGTTTGATATACATCATAGATATTCTGATTCAGTTAAAGGTATTTTAGATATTGATGATCATAATTTGCCTAAAATGGGCTCACTTGATTATTACTCTGCCATGGCCCACCGTGACCGCCTTTTTCATCGCCGGAGACTTGCCGGCGCCGGTGACCCTACTCTTGAATCTTCTTTGGCGTTTCTTGATGGCAATGAAACTTATCAGCTTCCTTCTCTGGGATT CTTGCATTATGCAAATGTTTCGGTTGGTAACCCGAGTTTATGGTTTTTGGTGGCACTCGACACCGGTAGTGACTTGTTTTGGATACCTTGCGATTGTCGCAGCTGCGTGAAGGGTTTAGTCACAAGAAGTGGAAGG CAGCTAGACTTCAACATATACAGTCCTAATACATCTTCAACGAGTACAAAAGTTCCCTGTGATAGTAGTTCATGTAAACTTCGAAAGGCATGCTCTGGAAGACCTGATATATGTCCATATCAAGTCAATTATCTTTCGAGTAATACATCATCAACTGGGATCTTGATAGAAGATAGTTTGCATTTGACAACTGATGATAGTGCACTGAAACCTGTTGATGCAAAAATCAAGTTCGG CTGTGGAATGATTCAAACGGGTTCGTTTTTAGATGGTGCTGCCCCTAATGGTCTATTTGGGCTTGGCATGGAGAACTTATCTGTGCCGAGCATTTTAGCTAGTGAGGGTCTTGTTGCTAACTCATTCTCCATGTGTTTCGGCCCTGATGGTGCTGGAAGAATAAATTTTGGAGATAAAGGCAGTTCGGATCAAGGAGAAACCCCTATCAATCTTGATACACCTCA TCGAACATATAACATCAGCATGACACAAACGGTCATTGGAGACAATGTTACTAATGTTGATTTTACTGCAATATTTGACACGGGTACCTCATTCACGTATCTGAACGATCCTGCGTACTCGATTATTAGTGAAAGT TTTGTTTCACAGACAAATGAGAGTCGTAGCCAAACTAATTCTGACCTTCCGTTCGAGTATTGCTACGACTTAAG tccaaaccagcaaagtTTTGAAGGGCCATTGTTTAATCTAACTATGAAAGGTGGAGACGCGTATCAAGTCACCAATCCATTTGTTGTTCTACCTCTTGAT GATGGTGGATCTGTTTTATGTTTGGGTATTGTCAAGAGCGAGGATGTAAACATCATTGGTC AAAACTTTATGACTGGCTATCGAGTAGTGTTTGATCGCGAGAAGAATATTTTGGGTTGGAAAGCTTCAAACT GTTACAATGCCATAGAATCAAATACACTACCAATAAGCCCACGGCCATCCCCTAGAGGTTCTCCATCTATGTCTGTGGGACCTGAAGCAACCTCAAAGAATGGTTCACCTAACTCGAGTCAGGCGCAGCCAGGAAACATTGCATCCACAATATCGTACtgtcatttcatactcatagtCTCTATTCTTACCAATTTTTTCATGGTGGTTTCAATATAA